The genomic segment GTCAAGACTAGAAAAAAAGTTGATAGAAGAAACAATTGGTACATTAAACAAGCTAAAGTTCCAAGATACATATTCCAAATGACATAAGAGCAAAAAAAAGTGAGTGCTAATAATTTGAACATATTTTGCTAAGACTCAAATGGTTAACTTCTAGATATCCTATCTATTTCTCTAGTGACGcaaaaaatgacatgaaaaattGAATCACAAATAGCagatagttaaataaaaaaggctACACCTTGCAGCATGAGCCGCTACCCCACATAAAAGGGAGGAAAAAAACCTATTTCAGAAAGCCTCTTGGAACCTCTAGTGTCCAATTTTCTACTGGACAATGTGACCTTACATGGAAAAAAATggcaatgttttttctttcaaataaaataataaaaaaaaccaaacagtcTGTTATGAGTAAGTAAAAGTACGAATATCCACCAAGACTGCAATATGTAAATATGCATAAACTAAAACGTacagaaaaatattgttatagATCAATAAAAATCTTCTATTTTTCAAATAGgaaatgatttttcattttggttttagGCTGGGTTTCGTTTGGGGTAAAAAAATGGAGGTTAAATGTTAAGGGGTTAAGTACCAAGGGATAAGTGCTAAGAATCCAAGAAATTGGTTAAAAGGTAAAGTATTAAAGATGTTTGGTAGGTGTGTAAAAACTACTTGTAATGGTGGGACCCAATAATTTTTACAtcgatattaaaataaatataataaaacaataataaaacaataataaataatggtAGGATCCATTTGTTGGGTGTGCACAAAAAAGAGAATGGAATTTGAAtttggaaagagaaaaaaatgtcaAACTTCGAAATTATTTCCCCTCTCAAAAATTTTGCTACCCCATCCCCTATAGGTTAACATTTAACCCCCATTTCAAGGTTGACTAACTTTAACCCAAAACCAAACACACCCCGAGTGTAAGAATTTATTCATGGAAATAAGAGAAGGATATCATGAAGGAAAATCTTCATTGCATGGGTACGGGTTATCCACAAGAGCATCAAATACAAAAATGATTTCAGTAGAATGATTGTCAAAGCAACATCTCTTATATGCTAGCAATGAAAGTTAGAAATATGAATCTCTTGAAGTAAGCATGTtaacaaaactttaatttcatctGATTATCATTAAGAAGACAGGTCTAAACaagtgaaaaagaaattaatgtgaCAAAAAATTTGAAGTTGTAGCGCACAAGGATTAGATTTAAGCATTTACCTCATGAAGAAACCAATTATATTCACTTTTCCCTTCATGACCACCTACATAACCATATGATGCTGTCAATATTCCACCTTCAGTGTAGTCGCCCGAAATTGATAAGAAATTTAGGCTTGGGGGAAGAGCTGAAACATGTGGAAAAATAACATGTAGATTATGTGAATTTCAAACCAGAACTTTAGCTTGTGTCAAAAACATATTCAAGAATCTTTAGCAAGGCAGAGGAAAAGGATTTACTTACTCTCAACTGCTTTTTCAGATATAGCATATGCTGGTTCACCAGATTCACCATCTGGAGTCATAGGAGTATATTTCGCAACAATGTAATAACCAACTGCTCCTAAAGGTATTCGTAATGCCTAAATTAAGGCAAAAGTTCAACTATGAACatccaacaaaaataaaagaagaggagACACTGGCCCATTATTTCTGTGTACATATACAGACATACAGGTTTACCCACCTTTGCAATCTTTGCTGTGATCAATGCATCAAGACTATTCTCACCATCCAATGTTGAAGAACTTGTTTTAAACCACTGAACTCTGCTAGAACCTTCAGTTCCTCCAGTAACAGTAGCAGTTACAGTGACCTTACTGTTTTCCCGTAAATGACCAATTATCTTTATATTCTTTACTTTAGGAGGTGCTGAATTTGGGGTAAACAAAACCATCACAACCAATGGGAGTCAGAAACTTTATGCAACACGATAAAACTGCaaaaacattacaaagataCCAACAACAAATACTGCAATAAATATTACTAGCAATGGAAGAAAACTATAATGCAAGGAATTCAATAAAGCTCATTGTATCGTTGTTATCAAGAATAGAATCTAGAAGACCATACCATATTTGAAGAGTATATACTGATGAAGCACGCTTATAAAGAACTAATTGTACATTTTTCAGTGGACATGATAAACAACTAAGACTCTAAACTTGATAGAGGAGcaacaattttgattttttaatgaggATAATACTTGACTAGGATAACAAGCAACCATTGACATGGAATAGAGAAATGGCAggaataaagagagaaaaacaaacaataaatttgGCCACCTAGGCAACATTGCCCCTACTATTGCTAAAATATCCGGTGCATCACTAATTGGATTTTCATTTGAGGAAAAGTACAccctcacacacacacacacacacccttGACATTTAAACAGAATGgcttgagaaagaaagaaacagtaAAACTACACTGAAAGTTTTCCTACCTTGGCCACTAAAGTTGATGTATTACATAACTGAacgaaacaaacaaattaaagaagaagaatggcATACATAGCAAAAGAAACTAAGATTAGTGCCACAAACAAATTTCACTTCCCATGATCGTGATTTCCCTGAGTAGGACAAACTTGAAAACTATGCTGTGTCATTGACTAGTTGGCATTTGCATGAGTAAAAGTGAATCTACTTTCTTATATTTACTAAAACTAACATGTGCTTCAGTTATGTTGATTTAGGGTTACCACAGACTGCAAGAGgttcaaaaatgaatttaatttagaaaaagacCCATTACTTGCCAACTGATACGAGCTTCAAATCTATCAGACATTTTCACTATAACCAGGAAGCGTAACAATGCCTCCGGGCCCCtggcacaagaaaaaaaaagtgaaaacatGTTGGCATCATTTCAATCTACCTTGCTTCACTGGGtgagaaaatattgaaacaGATTTCCCTTCCTGTCCTGCAAAGAATGCTAACTATTATACTACGTAAATATAATCTATCAGAAATCTAGATGATGAGAAAACatgtttcttataatttcaacaacaaaaagggCAATGGGCCTACCTTCAAAATTAATGGGTGAATATACAAAAGCTAAGCATCGTCCAACATCTTCACTGGTCAAGGCATACTCAGATGTACCAGTTGATATGGATACAAAAtctctacaaaataaaaaaataaaaacagccaAGAAGATTGAAATAACTTCTATCAAAAAAGAGTCCATGAAATGTGTATCTCTTAGAatccacaattaaaaaaacaaacgaacTCAAATGTCTAAATGAAAACCATGAAAAGCCGAGcacaaaaagaaatccaaacccAAATTGAAAACATACAAGGAGAAAAGAAGGCCTTGTATATGCAATGTTATTTGCATAAAAGTGAGCAGGGCATAAGCCtctaaaaacaagaataaaaaacaaactcaagagaataagttcttttttttccaagaaacaGAGGTGGATTATGAGATATTGAGCACACTAACCCAGTATTCTTATTCTCCCGTAACCATTCAAACTTGCTGGGACCCTCTTTCCCCCCAAAGTAATCCCCAACTCCTTTAATGATATTTCCTTCTACAATATCTCCAATAATTCGAACATTGCTGACCGATGGAGGTGCTGTCACAATGAAACACAATCCTTCAGCATCCAATGCCATACTatttgcatttaaaaataaatggtgaAAATATTTAGCAAATATATAGCAGATATGACTACCCAATAAAGTCAAAATTCAGAGCATGAGAACAAACATTCTGAGTTTTCTAtgaaattttaactaaattccCAAGTCAACTGTTTGAGCCTAGAGGGTTGCAttgattattgaattaattatgaGTTGAGCGTAAAAGAGTTGTTCATGCAAAATAGGAGGATATCTCATCACTCATGCTAAAAGGAGGTTTGATTTTCAGGTTCAttctttgaatttgaataaatgaaaaattacttCCTCGCCTTTTCAAGGAACATACTAAGTTTCAAATGGTACGTTTCTTcgacttttattttatacaagagAGTTTAGAGAGTTGCACCAATAAAAAcctcagaaaaaagaaaataaattgtcatgTATGCTAAAACGCTTGATCACAGGAAACTCATTCTGTTTAAATTCAATATAAGTCTTGGGGTGGGTCAACCTTTTCCCAACAGATATTTCTTTGGGATGTTTCCCTGATAAAGGGGAACCAAGCATAAATTCAAATAGGAAATTCATAAACATCTAGGATAAACAAtaagaaattgaagagaaaacagATCGTACACTAACTAATCAAGGATTTCATCCCCTACACACCTGCTTTAACAAAATCAGTATATTTATATTGAGGTTCCCCTTTGGCGCCTTCTTCTGTGACTGGTGTGTACATAAAAACCAAACTGGAATCAATGTCATCTAAAGTTAAACAATACTCCTCATCTTCTGCCCCTGCAATAACCACTGGACTACTATTCCATCTTCTCCTCAGCCAACTGAAGAAAGGCAATAGTGGAGTTAAATTGCATATTGACCTTGGATGTGTATATCCTACAACCACGTTATCAATCTTACCTAGCAACACCTTTCCCTGGAGTTCCACCACACCATGCAATCCCAGCATAGCCTTTGATAACATTTCCTTCCACCAACTCTCCTTGCACTTCAAGGTTCACAACCTTTGGAATTCCATTTCCTTTATAAGATGAAAAGGTGAGGTTAAAAGACAGTATGACGCAAGTTACATGGTGAAGAAAAGGTTGGGAAGAAATTAGGTTAAAAGACTCTCTTTGACTGAGAATAGCAGAACCTACAATTCCTTGAATGTTTGCATGTATATTTGTCTGTTTCTTCATTTCTAAAAGGGCTTTTCTATTGTAGATGTAAAGCCACTTTGATGTGAATCAataattacaaattataaatttattccgctaacaataaaataacatgttgATAACTTAGAAGCTAAATTAACAAGCAACTTATTCAATATCAACcattcatttaaataaattagaacaAAACATACCGGGTGAAACACGTGACGATAGGGCAAAAATAGGAGGATACTCTATTTCTCCCATTACGGAAGTACATTCCACTTTCAGAAATTTACCGATGTCTTCATGCTTTGGCCAGTATACCTAAGCATCATAGGATACTATCAGCATAGCATAAGATGAAGATATCTGCTCAAACGTTTATATATGACATGAATCAATTACCTCTTCAGTGGCATCAGGAATGGCAGCAAAGCTTGAAAGTGCTCTTTCTCCCACAAACCATTGATACTTTAAGACTAACTGTGGAGCGGCACTTAGATTGTTGTCTTGAACAAAAACAAAGTGGCAGTGGCAAGCATCTCCTTCGAACGGTTGATCTACCAACGCATCTTTGAGCAGATAGCCAGGAGGGAAATGCTCTTTCCATTGCTCATACAGAAAGTGAAAAGTGGAGTCTGTTCAGCAGACCACAGTTCAAGGTTAAGAATTTCACCAAGGAGCCTTCATGATTGGCAAGATCAACTATAATTACTTCTTGTGAGATAGGTTCACAAGTCACAGCAGCCTAATATTCACATTGTGTTACATAACATGACAGTGGAGATTCATAATGTGGCCCTTGATTGTGTTGCCTTATATGTTTCAAAGTCTTTGGTGGTCCAGCTATTTCCTCAACATGAACTCATTAACTATGTACTAAACCTGATACATTGCCTGCTCAGTAGTACTCACAATGCAATCAAAGAATCAAAACAAGACCTAGATAGAGGTGCTAAACAGCATATATCCATTTATGGTTGGTTTTGTGATAGTTAGGCTGAGAGTGGAGGTTAAGAAGGATTCTCACTATGTTGATACAAGTATAATATAACAGTAAGTTGACTAGTGTTTGTTGTCTGGTGTTTGTTGTGTAAGTAGCAGCCATATTTGTCAATCACCTTCTGTTGCTTAATCTGTGAGTCAGATAAATGCTTATGGAATTGGTGCTTGAAGCTGTGAAATTTATGGCAGGTGTAATTGAGGTGGACATGAATGCATGGAGAAGGTATTGTTCCCATTTAGggaaatttaagggaaaattatcATATCTCACTTATTCGGATGATACTTGTCAGTAGCACGCACTATTGACATGTGGAACAATCTTTTGTTGGTGAGGAAGATTACTGAATCCGTATTGCTATTTATATTGTTTAGATGCTCACATGTAATAAAGGTTGAATTAAGTACCATGGCATGCATTGAACCTAGAAATAGCAATTACCACCTTTGtaactaatttaataaatcCTGTTAACTTTTATTCATCAAAAACTTTGTAAAAATTCATGTGCACATGCACAAAGCACATGAATTAGCATGTCCACATTCAGGTCATAATGCCTGCAGTAATTGATTTCAAAGGCATGGCCTCCATCATCACAGTAATTAAGCATTCGGTGATGGAGAACAAGAATAGGAGAATCAGAGCAGAGATGATAGAAGATAAGATGAGAGAAACAGCACCAAGAAAGAAGGCAGAAAAAGGAGCACAGGGAACTTTTATGAACATTTAACTATAATGTAACCTCaagaaaatagtaaaaaaaaaatctaatacgGAGTTGAATAGACAAAAGTAGCTAGCAAAtggaaaataagataaaaatttaatacCCACCAAACATCACGTGCAACTAATTAATAACTACGCAATCCTAGAACAAATTAAGCAAGAGAAAGAGATCATTGTCTAAATAAAGCAAGCATCTATAATAGGAGCTCCTCCACTGAGCTAGAAAAAATCAACATCGCTAGAGATGTGGTGATTTATTTGATGTAGTTTTCAAAGTCCAAACCAAGCACCAATATAGTGTGTTTTGCAAAATGAATACCTGCTGCATTCTCAGGGCGACAAAGCTCCCAACCATCTCTAATACACAATGCCGTGCATGCTGGATAACGCTTTGCAATTGCAACCTCTTCCCGGGAAAGATCTATCAGAATTTCCAAGTttagaaaacaatgaaaaaaagtaacaaaGTGAGAACTTCATAAAGTGAGTACTCTATTTTCAAGgtggagagaaaaagaagaagaaaggcatttgaaagaaaatgcaGATGCATGTTTTGTTGTATATAAGGAGCAGACATATCATTCAATCTTGAATAAAGGCATTTCGAAACATGCCAAGAATACCTCTATCATTAAACTTTTTCAAGGTAAGACCAACAAGCAAAATCGAGGCGGCTTCTAAATGAGGCATCTTAAGTATAGGATTCTCCTCCACTCGCAAATGCTGCAGCAcaacacaatattaaaaatatgtatcTTCTTGGGGGTTTAAGAAAATGaacatgttttcattaataTGTCATCAATGCATCAAATATTTGTCTCCAACTCTTACATCATTGGAAGATAAATATGTGTACAGAAGATGAAAAATATTCTAACTGCATGTCGATCCAAGAGAATTCAGACTATGCTGGCAGAAAGATGAACGCAAATGAAAATATTTCTGTAGTTTCTTCTACTCCCAAGTCCAAATACCACTGAAACAGATTTCATTAGTCTCTAACCCTAGGCCATATTAACCTTAAATATTCTTGAGCATTGACCGAGATTATACTTAATCCCTATAGTTGCACATATTAAAGGTTACACCCGCAGCTAAAAAAGGCCAGTAATTCTGTTAGTGaaattaccaaaaacaaaataagatgtCCCAATATAAACTGGACTGGACCTCCAACGAACCACTCTCCCAATCAATCCAACAGAAAAGCAGGCAGCTCAATGTTAACTATAAGTCATGGATTGCCTAACCCTTGGAACCCTTCTCCTTGCAGCAACCATTTCCCCCCCTCCCACTCTTTCTTTCCCTCCTCCTATGTTCTCTCTCTCCTAAACAACAAGATAAAACAACCATACAATTCTAAAGTCAAAACTCCCTCCCTCTGACTCCATTCTGCCTCTCTCCACACCAAGACCACCACTGCCACCCTCATCTTCACTGTCAACCTCTGTATCGCCTTAGACGTCAACCTTTTCAATGACAGCACATATGCAGTCAAACAGGCATTATAGAACCACCTTCAACAAGTTGACATTGTGATCTTCCTCCACAGCTGGCCAACCCCCAAGTGCCAATCAAGTTTCAATTCAATTCCAAATCAATAATAACAACCCTTTTGACCAAAATGCCTCCAACAGTCCTAAATTGATCACCTTTTGTTTGAATTGATAGcaaaaatttgaacaaaaatgACCAATTTGAAACAGAAGTTTTATCTCTAGGACTAGAAGGATGGGTCTGAGCTATCTCTCGTTTGTTTATATTTTGAGCTCAAATTtgcctctcttttcttttcgcCTATTCTTTAAGTGGTTAGCAATCATAGAAGCTTACAAGTTTGGTCATTGGGTTGCAATAGTTTAGCTTCACTCGTGGGagattaagaaacaaaaaatgtatttttctaatttttgatACATGGTAAaagtttagaatttttataattatgggtTAATTAATTGGTTTGAGTTGACTGATTGTTTTGACAACCAATTTTGTTTCAAGGTGtgagaagaaaaattattattttgtggcAGAGGAGGTTTTGGGGTTTGACAGAAGTCATGTCAGCGACAAGGGTAATTATGAAGACACCAACTACAtgtaatctttttcttttttttatttgaataatcatCTACCTGGTTATTTGGTGGGGTTCATGATCGGTTTGTGATAATACGTCTTCAATGGAAAAGCTAGACATTTTCTTTGGATGGAGACTAACTTCAGTAAAATGAATCAGAATTATAGGGTGTTAAGTAAATGATGCAGTAAAAGATGCCGTGGAATAATATGTGAAATTATAGGGGCAAAATGTAATCGAGGCCAAACTATTGGTTGCTCAGGGTAATTTATCCTACTAAGAAATCATAATGATGAAGATTGAGATACCTCCAACCGTTCAATATTGGTTCACATAGCATGAGAAAGCCTTAAGTCAAATTCTTGAATTGTTGCAAAATACTCTCCTTCATGATTTATAAATCATAGTGTGAAAAATTCAAGGCTGATTTACAACATTATCCAGCATTTGGTCAAATAAGAGAATCATATCAATTTTCAAGTCAGACAGACTTGCCTACATCAGCATTAACCACATTGATGGTACCATAAAACTAGATACAGTAGTAAGAACCTAAATAAACTACACAGAAGGAAACGGAATGATTGAGCATGGCAGTAAAGAATGTGAAAATACAAGACTAGTTCAGCAACTATGCGTCTCCAGAAGTTAAAAGGCAGAATTAAAGAACTTAAAACTAACCTCAAGAGATGGTAGGTGCGGGAAACCCTTCAgagttgttattttgtttttgctggCAGCTAACACCTGAAGAAGTAAAAGAAGGTGAAAACATTAAAGATGGTGATTCAATCACGAATTTAAAATAAGCTGGAGTATTATTAGACAGCATGAACACCTGTAGTCGAGGTTGGCCTGCCATTGACAGAGACTTTAACTTGTTTTGAGCGACCGAAAGAAACTTAAAATGAAAAGCAAGACAACAAACCATAATTACTTTTGCGTGCGGATATAGAAGTCCATTATCAATCATGAATTGCAATAGCAGATCAGCAAGGCTGCAACAATTTAAAGGCTTACCTCCAGGTTAGGAAGCTGAGGAAGGTTTACAAGTGATGTGATTTGATTCCCAGCAAGATAGAGTTGCTACAGGTAATAGATATTTCGCCACCTTGTTAAATAAACCATAACAAGCTATAGTCTATTATAATAATGAAACTTCCGTGATGACTGGACATGAGAAACAAACCTGAAGGGCCTGGCAATTCTCAAGAGGTTCAAACCCAGACCCCTTGAACTCATTGAAACTCAAATCAAGGACCTGGAAGAACAGCATTGTTAATCAGTTACTAAGCttcttttgtttgaaaatggACATGCATAAAGCAGAGTTCTagtaagttttgaatttttctaattcaaaagTTGTTTACTGTGAAAAATGGCCAAGTAGAGTAGTACTAAGAAATGGAATCAtgataaaacacaaaacaaacctTCACACGCTTCAGTATCTCAATTCCTTCCAATGTAGAAAGGAGATTGTCTCGAAGATAAACAAACTGTCACACAAAAGTATCAGTTAAACATTCTCTATTCACAAGTTTGGCATATATAAGAACCAAAACATCTGGATAGTACATGTTTACCTCTAAATTTTGGGCTAAGTTCAACCCACTGGCATTGAGACTACGTACTTTGTGTCCTCTAAGATCCAATCTCTGAtgcaacaggaaaaaaaatcacaaaaaaaatggCAAAGACCAAAATCAGAAATGGTGAAAGGAAAATATAAGCAGCAACAGTCAAGATGCCGTGAAGTACACATTGAATTGTTAAGAGTATGTGAAATGCTCATGGACTTTAGGGTTCTGAATGTCAATCAGCCACATCACATCACCATGTCACAAGAATATTTACTAAACCTTCAGAATGAAGACAAAAACTGGTATCTGACTAATTGATATCTCAAAGAGCAAGGCTATATATACAAACAAATCACACCAAATTTTCAAACAAATGCTTAACCAATCATCTAACACTTGTGTGGCCCACAATTCACCATCTATTACTTGCCAGATATGTTTGCATGGAGTTTTAGAATGATTTGATTATATGCACAGCATTTTCCTCTCTCAATTCTGATAATCCTTTTTCTCAACAAGGGGGTGTTGgtttgcataaaatattttacatgtaaagtCTTTTCCCTTGAAATATTGTACATTGAGCATATATTCTAATGAGGTTGAAATAGTTAGATGATGACATAAGAGTAAAATTGTGAATTGAGAAAATACATTATGGAACTTAATGAATTGAAAACATTGCACtgcaattgaattaattatatagGCTGTCTGTGAAACATTTCACCTTGGCCAATTTTCTGTGAAAcattttacacaaaaaaatataagaaaatctaGAAAACAGTAAatactttacaaaaaaaaaaaacaaacacccccAAAGTTTCTTCTAACAATACAGGAAACAAGGTCCAATTTTGTAAGAcaaaagattttcttaaagatGCAAAACTTGAATGTTACACAAATATTTAGGCTCTAGCATCATTATCCATCTATGTATTTTGAACTGCTTATTAAAAGAACAcgcataaataattatttctttctccACTAAAGAACTGTAACCAATCCATTTTCTACAAATCTacagttttgtttcttttcagtATTCATACTCAAGATTAATATGACTATCAAGACTCAGAATATTGTGAAGCATTTACAAACCAAGAAAGGAGATTGGTGTTCTATAGGGTATTTGCCTATGATAGCAACCTGCAGCAATGATATACATAGTGTCTTTTcgatttcccttttcttttcaagataCATGGGGTGCACTAAGATAATGATGGTTAATAATCACAAGTACCGAACTGAAATGCCTCACCTCCAATCTTGAACTCGTATTTAACAACTTCGAGTATAACAGATAGCCACAGTGTCAAATGAACTAATTCCAGCTATAACTTTAAAGAAGATTCAGCAGTTATGATTGGATAGGCATCTAAAAAAGAAACCTGAGTGTTTAATTCTtatgtccaaaaaaaaatccttttccttttttccagcTAGAACTACAAAAGGATGGTGGTATATTCCTTCacttagaaaagagatagaAATGGACgtcaaaaattagaaataaggAAATGCATTGACTCGTTTTTGGAACTAATGGACACATTATTGATTTCCATATATCAAGATAATAGAAGAcgaaatgtaaaacaaaaatgtaAAACAATTCATGTCATTGTCCTCTACTCTGCGCATACTAGATTGAACATGCTACATGGTATATTTGACAGAGAAGTCAAATGCAGAGGTTCAAAAGATGAGAAACGTGGCAGAAAACAGGACCATTACCCTAAATGCTTCGTTCTGTGGTCAACAAAATGACTAAACCAGaacatccaaaaaaaatagcatgccTCGGGTTTTTGGAGAGCATATGAATAGCATGCTTACCACATCATCGCCAGCTTTAGTTTCCACCAGTGGAAGAGCAATGAAGTGAGAATCGTGGCTTTCAGGAGCACCTGCTCTTCTCCGTCCAGTCAAATTGAAACTCCTATCCCGGGAAGTTGATAGGGACCCGGCTCTCAAACCACTAGAAATAGAAGGGGACCTAGCAGATGGAGAAGAAAGCTTCTTCCTGCTCATGCTACTGGCAGTACTGTCCACTGATGTGGAAATAACCcttcttgaagaagaagaagaagaagaagaagaggctgGCAATGCTGGCTTAACTGAAGGCTTCTCCAGCCTACTTACACCTGACCCAGTTGATGCTCTCAAACACTTGTCCATGGGAACTGAGTTCCTAGTCTCGGAAACACTACCAGTTCTAACCATGGGTTTTGTAGGAGGCAAGGAACTCCTTCTAAGCTCTGGAAGGGACCTCCTCACTGGGTCCGAAACAGCATTATTAGTCTTTCCGCTGGTATTCTGCCGTTTTGTTGAAGAGACGGGTTGCTTCTCAGGAACCCCTCCAGTGCTGTTTCTTCTGGCGATTGGAACTGGCTTGGTATTGCAGGAGGATGCGTTTTTGGCGGTCACATTTGAACTTGAATCTGAACTGTTTTTTGGTTCAGTCCTCTTTCGAATAGAACCAATTGGTGTTAAGAGGTGGGAATTGGCTGAAATGGTAGGTTTTGTGGTTTTCGA from the Populus nigra chromosome 9, ddPopNigr1.1, whole genome shotgun sequence genome contains:
- the LOC133703750 gene encoding 187-kDa microtubule-associated protein AIR9-like, producing the protein MEEPLSDEAAKRSPTPDKQRQQSSGSSMQIPMKVSKTTKPTISANSHLLTPIGSIRKRTEPKNSSDSSSNVTAKNASSCNTKPVPIARRNSTGGVPEKQPVSSTKRQNTSGKTNNAVSDPVRRSLPELRRSSLPPTKPMVRTGSVSETRNSVPMDKCLRASTGSGVSRLEKPSVKPALPASSSSSSSSSRRVISTSVDSTASSMSRKKLSSPSARSPSISSGLRAGSLSTSRDRSFNLTGRRRAGAPESHDSHFIALPLVETKAGDDVRLDLRGHKVRSLNASGLNLAQNLEFVYLRDNLLSTLEGIEILKRVKVLDLSFNEFKGSGFEPLENCQALQQLYLAGNQITSLVNLPQLPNLEFLSVAQNKLKSLSMAGQPRLQVLAASKNKITTLKGFPHLPSLEHLRVEENPILKMPHLEAASILLVGLTLKKFNDRDLSREEVAIAKRYPACTALCIRDGWELCRPENAADSTFHFLYEQWKEHFPPGYLLKDALVDQPFEGDACHCHFVFVQDNNLSAAPQLVLKYQWFVGERALSSFAAIPDATEEVYWPKHEDIGKFLKVECTSVMGEIEYPPIFALSSRVSPGNGIPKVVNLEVQGELVEGNVIKGYAGIAWCGGTPGKGVASWLRRRWNSSPVVIAGAEDEEYCLTLDDIDSSLVFMYTPVTEEGAKGEPQYKYTDFVKAAPPSVSNVRIIGDIVEGNIIKGVGDYFGGKEGPSKFEWLRENKNTGDFVSISTGTSEYALTSEDVGRCLAFVYSPINFEGQEGKSVSIFSHPVKQAPPKVKNIKIIGHLRENSKVTVTATVTGGTEGSSRVQWFKTSSSTLDGENSLDALITAKIAKALRIPLGAVGYYIVAKYTPMTPDGESGEPAYAISEKAVETLPPSLNFLSISGDYTEGGILTASYGYVGGHEGKSEYNWFLHEFERDNGTLILEGSGVLRYCVTRDAIGKFISFQCIPVRDDGIAGEPRTCMGVERIRPGSPRLLSLQIVGNAIEGTSLSVDKKYWGGEEGNSVFCWFRTSSDGAQIEIQGASTSSYMLSVDDIGSFVSVSCEPVRSDWACGPTIFSEQIGPIIPGPPTCQSLEFLGSMMEGQRLSFVASYSGGERGNCFHEWFRVKSGGIREKLSVDEYLDLTLEDAGQCIELVYTPIRKDGMKGSPRTILSDVIVPADPVGLELVIPNCYEDKEAIPQKTYFGGQEGAGEYIWFRTRDKLNKSELLDISNAGYDDLICGKTLAYTPSIEDVGAYLALYWLPTRADGKCGKPLVTISNSPVNPALPVVSNVHVKELSSGVYAGEGKYFGGHEGLSLFSWYRETNEGTIILINGANSRTYKVTDLDYNCCLLFGYTPVRSDSVVGELKLSEPTNIILPELPQVEMVALTGKAIEGDVLTAVEVIPKSETQRNVWSKYKKEVKYQWFCSTVTGDGSFELLPAQHSCSYKLQLEDIGRRFRCECIVTDVFGRLSELAYAETAAVLPGIPRINKLEIEGRGFHTNLYAVRGIYSGGKEGKSRIQWLRSMIGSPDLISIPGEVGRMYEANVDDVGYRLVAIYTPVRDDGVEGQPVSASTEPIAVEPDVFKEVKQKIELGSVKFEALCDKDRSPKKVLGEGSLERRILEVNRKRVKVVKPGSKTSFPTTEIRGSYAPPFHVELFRNDQHRLRIVVDSENEVDLMVHSRHLRDVIALVIRGFAQRFNSTSLNSLLKIDNNYGVK